A part of Aspergillus oryzae RIB40 DNA, chromosome 7 genomic DNA contains:
- a CDS encoding aconitase family protein (uncharacterized conserved protein): protein MEFRGQCLIKGAASAELQFCPVEISFWGGVNPETGQVVDRHHPLCGQSIAGRVLAIPCGRGSCSGSTVMLKLLLNGCAPAALIFEKPEQILTLGVLVGKVLLDCPIPVVVLSSSDFSKICNRHFAAIDGETVLVSDALLPTPKLPADPVEGDFDLSDLDRSILAGEKGQAAKVALEIIRSFAIIQGARSLLDVSQAHIDACIYTGPASLLFAQKFQSMGAKFTLPTTLNSISIDQRRWKELNVDPKLASQAGTLANIYLSMGAQPSFTCAPYALDAAPKAGQNIGWSESNAVVFANSVLGAQTQKYPDFIDVCIALTGRAPSAGCHLPEGRRPTMCIRVSDLGSINDSYYPLLGYVIGKLAQHNIPLVCGLEYLQPQLVDLKAFSAAFGTTASAAMFHVKGVTPEASKFAELEQELPVIDLRHEELVDTWHMLNSAQDLSVDLVSLGNPHFSLEEFDALSKLCAGRKKADDVKVIITTGRDIYEKSKKAGYIDIIEEFGATIITDTCWCMLGEPVIPVTSRNIMTNSAKYAHHAPGMVKRGVHFGSLAECVEAGCTGTFVGVPPGQASDAGGQQTCQYRN, encoded by the coding sequence ATGGAATTTCGTGGTCAATGTCTCATCAAGGGCGCTGCATCTGCAGAGTTACAATTCTGCCCGGTTGAGATCAGCTTTTGGGGCGGAGTGAACCCTGAGACGGGACAGGTGGTAGACCGTCATCATCCCCTCTGTGGCCAGTCTATTGCCGGCCGTGTTCTTGCTATTCCCTGTGGTAGAGGTTCATGCTCAGGAAGTACAGTCATGCTTaagcttctgctgaatggaTGTGCTCCAGCTGCGCTGATTTTCGAGAAGCCCGAGCAGATTCTGACTCTTGGGGTTCTAGTAGGAAAAGTGCTACTTGATTGTCCTATACCAGTTGTGGTCTTGTCCTCTTCGGACTTCTCGAAGATATGCAATAGACACTTCGCTGCCATTGATGGAGAAACCGTGCTAGTCAGTGATGCTCTGTTACCGACCCCGAAACTGCCTGCCGACCCCGTTGAAGGCGACTTCGACCTTTCAGATCTTGATCGGAGCATCCTGGCCGGCGAAAAGGGCCAAGCAGCCAAGGTTGCTTTGGAAATTATCAGGAGCTTTGCAATCATTCAAGGGGCGCGCTCACTATTGGATGTTTCGCAGGCTCACATTGATGCCTGTATATATACAGGCCCTGCAAGCCTTCTGTTTGCACAAAAGTTCCAATCCATGGGTGCTAAATTCACCCTTCCAACCACCCTCAATTCTATTTCGATCGATCAACGCCGCTGGAAGGAACTCAACGTCGACCCTAAGTTGGCTTCACAGGCGGGCACACTGGCCAATATCTACCTCTCCATGGGTGCACAGCCCAGTTTCACCTGCGCCCCATACGCACTTGACGCTGCTCCCAAGGCCGGGCAAAATATTGGATGGTCAGAGTCGAACGCCGTGGTTTTCGCTAACAGCGTCCTTGGTGCTCAAACCCAGAAATATCCCGATTTTATCGATGTTTGCATTGCACTAACCGGAAGGGCTCCTTCAGCCGGATGTCACTTACCTGAGGGTCGACGACCAACAATGTGTATCCGGGTGAGCGATTTGGGATCAATCAATGACTCTTACTATCCGCTACTGGGATACGTGATTGGAAAACTGGCCCAGCATAACATACCATTGGTTTGCGGGCTAGAATATCTGCAGCCACAGCTGGTGGATCTCAAAGCATTTAGTGCCGCTTTTGGCACCACTGCCTCTGCCGCAATGTTCCACGTCAAAGGTGTTACGCCCGAGGCTTCTAAGTTTGCCGAACTAGAGCAAGAGCTACCAGTTATAGATCTCCGGCATGAAGAACTAGTTGATACATGGCATATGCTCAATTCCGCACAAGATCTTTCAGTTGATCTTGTATCATTGGGAAATCcccatttttctcttgaagAGTTTGACGCTCTCTCTAAATTATGCGCAGGCCGCAAGAAAGCCGACGATGTTAAAGTCATCATAACTACCGGCCGAGATATATACGAAAAGTCGAAAAAGGCTGGTTATATCGATATTATCGAGGAATTCGGGGCAACAATTATCACAGATACCTGCTGGTGCATGCTCGGGGAACCTGTTATTCCCGTCACGTCTCGAAATATCATGACAAACTCGGCCAAATACGCCCATCACGCTCCAgggatggtgaagagggGCGTGCATTTCGGGAGCCTTGCTGAGTGCGTGGAGGCGGGTTGTACGGGTACTTTTGTTGGAGTTCCTCCGGGACAGGCCAGTGATGCTGGTGGACAGCAGACTTGTCAATATAGAAACTAG
- a CDS encoding uncharacterized protein (predicted protein): protein MEWFPQWLLDLAKKHNAVIASANYRLLPEATSLDIFEDVEDFWTWLHSSEVEELLSSCVNPTKLNLDRIITAGESAGGLLSVCLALAHPDEIRAATASYPCLDMASAHYSAPNPVPLTNPPIPESLIDETLAQVKPGAIRSSALLPDRLDLGLAAIHYGRLTQLYERGIGSSHHRDLRYPLERLDQLDAKIPRGGIAIIQGLQDHIVPAEGNQRFVEKGREVMKGKPSADKIILTLREGTHGLDIPARLEEGWMQEHLEAAVEAWLM, encoded by the coding sequence ATGGAATGGTTCCCTCAATGGCTTCTTGATTTGGCCAAGAAACATAATGCAGTGATCGCAAGCGCCAACTACCGTCTTCTTCCCGAAGCCACGAGTCTCgacatcttcgaagatgtcGAAGATTTCTGGACTTGGCTCCACTCCtcggaagttgaagagctgCTGTCGTCATGTGTAAACCCCACGAAGCTAAACCTTGACCGTATCATCACGGCAGGCGAATCTGCGGGTGGTCTACTTAGCGTATGCCTAGCCCTGGCTCATCCGGATGAAATCCGAGCGGCAACAGCAAGTTATCCATGTCTCGATATGGCTTCGGCGCACTACAGTGCCCCAAATCCGGTGCCACTGACCAATCCGCCCATCCCTGAGTCGCTGATTGACGAAACTCTTGCCCAAGTCAAACCTGGAGCTATCAGATCTTCCGCTTTATTACCCGACCGGTTGGACTTGGGGCTTGCAGCGATTCACTACGGGCGCCTTACCCAGTTATATGAGCGAGGAATAGGGAGCTCACACCACCGAGATCTGCGGTACCCCTTAGAGAGACTAGACCAGCTAGATGCTAAAATTCCTCGAGGTGGGATTGCTATCATCCAAGGATTGCAAGATCACATCGTGCCCGCCGAAGGCAATCAGAGATTTGTTGAAAAGGGACGCGAGGTCATGAAAGGAAAACCGAGCGCTGATAAAATTATACTGACTCTACGAGAAGGTACCCACGGATTGGACATTCCGGCTCGTTTAGAAGAGGGATGGATGCAAGAACACCTGGAAGCGGCAGTTGAGGCTTGGCTAATGTAG
- a CDS encoding putative sulfate/molybdate transporter (predicted protein) codes for MTAQTFRQISNHNLQTFRHNYVSEISGSLGDLGTFLPIAIALAINGTVSLSSTLIFSGLFNILTGLFFGIPLPVQPMKAIAAVAIARSFNNGTIAAAGIFVGAIIFIFSITGLLHWFADVIPIPVIKGIQVGAGLSLVIASCGNILSSLGWVGPSWADNRIWAIAAFVFLIITNVYRKVPYALAVFILGIIFAIIRSALVADLPSFTFWHPYTVVPTPGQWSVGALDAGIGQIPLTTLNSIVAVVHLAGDLIPNVRTPSITSVGLSVAAMNLVGCWFGAMPVCHGSGGLAAQYRFGARSGSSVILLGLLKLVIGIFFGESLVGLLKRFPSALLGVMVIAAGLELVSVGESLNTTGARDIMKANFGILGDTRQDISPMLSDADRKRRWTVMMVTVGLLVGFKNDAIGFLAGILCHLGYELPGLWEKVRTRWNEGRVRLQ; via the coding sequence ATGACTGCCCAGACCTTTCGTCAGATCTCAAATCACAATCTCCAGACATTCCGCCACAATTATGTGTCGGAGATTTCGGGTTCGCTCGGCGATCTCGGAACCTTTCTCCCCATCGCCATAGCGCTGGCCATCAACGGTACTGTCTCGCTGTCCAGCACCCTCATCTTCTCAGGgctcttcaatatcttgacGGGTCTATTCTTCGGGATTCCACTTCCTGTACAGCCCATGAAAGCAATTGCTGCGGTAGCAATCGCCAGATCCTtcaacaatggcaccatTGCCGCTGCCGGAATCTTCGTGGGCGCGATCATTTTCATATTCAGCATCACTGGCCTACTGCACTGGTTCGCAGACGTAATTCCTATCCCTGTTATCAAGGGTATCCAGGTTGGGGCAGGCTTATCGCTTGTTATTGCTTCTTGTGGGAATATCCTGTCTTCTCTGGGATGGGTCGGGCCGTCATGGGCGGATAACCGGATTTGGGCCATCGCGGCgttcgtcttcctcatcatcaccaatgtTTATCGCAAGGTACCCTATGCGCTGGCAGTATTCATCCTTGGCATCATCTTTGCCATTATCCGCAGTGCACTAGTAGCTGATTTGCCGTCTTTCACGTTCTGGCATCCTTACACCGTCGTCCCCACTCCCGGTCAGTGGTCCGTGGGTGCTCTTGATGCGGGTATCGGACAGATTCCGCTCACGACGCTGAACTCCATCGTCGCCGTCGTACATCTTGCGGGCGACCTGATCCCGAATGTACGTACGCCTTCGATCACGTCTGTCGGACTCAGCGTTGCCGCAATGAACCTGGTGGGGTGTTGGTTCGGCGCCATGCCTGTCTGTCACGGTTCTGGCGGACTGGCCGCCCAGTACCGATTCGGAGCACGATCTGGCTCCAGCGTGATTCTCCTAGGCTTACTGAAGTTGGTGATTGGTATCTTTTTCGGTGAAAGCTTGGTGGGCCTGTTGAAACGGTTCCCTTCAGCGCTATTGGGAGTAATGGTGATAGCTGCGGGTCTGGAGCTGGTCAGCGTTGGAGAGAGTCTCAATACCACGGGTGCCCGGGATATCATGAAGGCCAATTTTGGAATTTTGGGTGATACCAGACAGGATATTTCGCCGATGCTCAGTGATGCAGACCGCAAGAGACGATGGACGGTCATGATGGTTACCGTGGGGCTGTTGGTTGGGTTTAAGAATGATGCGATTGGATTCCTGGCTGGTATTCTGTGCCACCTCGGCTATGAGCTGCCTGGTCTCTGGGAAAAAGTACGAACTCGGTGGAACGAGGGTCGGGTCAGATTGCAATAA
- a CDS encoding fungal specific transcription factor domain-containing protein (predicted protein): MIYMFHRKASENPEIQNLYERCKQLARTIKSQEITQQSICPELRDYMPSKQTSDRLIQAYLRTFESVYRIVHVPSFLREYDQYWRNPQAASPAFIIMTLLMLAIGNSFCQSGDPGKDYVPRSTSSQWIYTAQTWLSSPFEKSRLNIASLQTQCLLLLARQTNDISSDLVWISAGALLRTAMHMGFHIDPRHIDGISFFDAQLRRRIWNTILEIVVQSSMDAGGLPLIRCDDYDCEAPLNIDDAQMEDAIPKAKPLEDFTETSLQIALRRSLSVRLQIAQFLNDFRRGTSYDEALQLSKSLISIYRESSALFDAFKNSGKCPTLFQSNLYNLMTQRFLLALHDPFAIKAKADPKLYYSHKEALLVSMRILAPFSTSTSEDLDYTALLLTGSPSFRDVPTQAAAVVGDDLIERIKEQINTAVSAPYTSYPLSHGDSRRAVEKFVSCALARLESGETNIKGYLVSACFLAQIEAMECGQPIDEALSRTILAVLQTCSKILGDRVETLSPSKPGIELSTAINEESTLTKFDNQFNWSLADDFIAVHLISTSNLGFGNSLTPIVVLAGASSRFGHTLFHSSFIP, translated from the exons ATGATTTACATGTTCCATCGAAAGGCGTCTGAGAATCCTGAGATACAAAATCTGTACGAAAGGTGCAAGCAGCTTGCAAGAACAATTAAATCACAGGAGATAACTCAGCAGAGTATCTGCCCCGAGCTAAGGGATTACATGCCATCGAAACAGACATCGGACAGGCTTATCCAAGCCTACCTTCGTACATTCGAATCTGTCTACCGCATCGTGCATGTGCCATCATTTCTACGTGAATACGATCAGTACTGGAGAAATCCTCAGGCAGCCAGCCCGGCGTTCATCATCATGACTTTGCTAATGCTAGCGATTGGGAACTCTTTTTGCCAGTCGGGGGACCCAGGCAAAGACTATGTTCCGCGTTCTACATCCTCACAGTGGATATATACGGCGCAAACGTGGCTCAGCTCCCCGTTTGAAAAATCCCGTCTCAATATCGCTAGCCTCCAAACACAATGTCTCCTTCTTTTGGCCCGCCAGACAAATGACATTAGCAGTGACCTTGTCTGGATCTCAGCTGGCGCTCTCCTTCGAACAGCTATGCATATGGGCTTCCATATTGACCCTCGTCATATCGATGGcatctctttcttcgatGCACAGCTTAGACGGAGAATATGGAATACAATTCTTGAGATTGTTGTCCAGTCTAGTATGGATGCTGGAGGCCTTCCTCTAATTCGTTGTGATGACTACGATTGTGAGGCTCCCCTTAACATTGACGATGCTCAGATGGAAGATGCTATTCCTAAGGCAAAGCCCCTCGAGGACTTTACCGAAACATCTCTGCAGATAGCCTTACGGCGATCACTATCTGTGCGTCTACAAATTGCACAGTTTCTGAACGATTTCCGCCGAGGCACCTCGTATGATGAAGCTTTGCAGCTTAGCAAAAGCCTTATCAGTATATACCGCGAAAGCTCAGCCTTATTTGACGCTTTTAAAAATAGTGGAAAATGTCCTACTCTCTTCCAGTCAAACCTCTACAACTTGATGACGCAGCGCTTCCTGCTTGCTCTTCATGACCCCTTTGCTATAAAGGCAAAAGCTGACCCGAAATTATATTACTCACATAAAGAAGCCCTCCTAGTGTCCATGCGTATCTTAGCACCATTCAGCACCTCGACATCGGAAGATCTTGACTATACCGCATTGCTGCTCACAGGCTCGCCATCATTTCGGGACGTCCCTACCCAAGCAGCTGCCGTCGTTGGAGATGACCTCATTGAACGGATTAAAGAGCAGATTAATACTGCAGTATCAGCTCCCTATACGTCATATCCTTTGTCACACGGAGACTCCAGGCGTGCTGTGGAGAAATTTGTCTCCTGTGCATTGGCACGACTTGAATCTGGCGAAACTAACATAAAGGGCTATCTGGTGTCTGCATGCTTTCTGGCACAGATAGAGGCTATGGAGTGCGGTCAGCCCATTGATGAAGCGTTGAGTAGAACTATATTGGCAGTTCTTCAAACGTGCTCAAAGATCTTAGGAGACAGAGTTGAAACACTGAGCCCTTCAAAGCCAGGAATAGAACTGAGTACAGCGATTAATGAGGAATCAACCTTGACAAAATTTGATAACCAGTTTAACTGGTCTCTCGCCGATGACTTT ATTGCCGTACACTTGATCTCCACCAGTAACCTCGGATTCGGTAATTCCTTGACACCAATTGTCGTCCTCGCCGGCGCATCCTCGCGATTCGGCCACACTTTGTTCCATTCTTCATTCATCCCTTGA